In Achromobacter spanius, the following proteins share a genomic window:
- a CDS encoding VRR-NUC domain-containing protein produces MFPPHRYYYLHNFQRALAWVGERYADLLDAAEHRFLADFQALPQASQALMVRMLMRRGPWFRASRLVYEEIGSAVDAAAPLAALGWLDAVAPMSLDELFGLHTKPELCRLFAGAASGPESGPQSRPQFGSDSGLPLELPLKPSARKADLLDALRIAHDTPRPYAEWFPGAQEPIWRVMVGDLCERFRLMFFGNLHQDWSEFVLADLGVFQYETVPFDTSSRAFQTRADVDAYLVLHACRTALDDGADIAALLATVQGCVSRNAWLEKRRAKVLLRIGQACERAHDWAAAQAAYEHCAYPGARHRRIRVHERMERYDEALALALQARDAPESEEESQRVARMLPRLYRALGQGRPARAPAHALPRTDLTLPRPATPASVEFATRDHLHQDDAPVHYVENALLNSLFGLLCWPAVFAPLPGAFFHPFQRGPADLDAPDFHERRQALFADCLAQLDTPAYRDLILQRYADKAGVQSPFVFWGALSETLLIQALDCLPAAHLKLLFTRLLRDVKTNRSGLPDLIRFWPAERRYELIEVKGPGDKLQDNQIRWLQYCVAHGMPVRVCHVTWQEGVA; encoded by the coding sequence ATGTTTCCCCCGCACCGCTACTACTACTTGCACAATTTCCAGCGCGCCTTGGCGTGGGTCGGCGAACGTTATGCCGACCTGCTGGACGCCGCTGAGCACCGTTTCCTGGCTGACTTTCAGGCTTTGCCGCAAGCCTCGCAGGCCTTGATGGTGCGCATGCTGATGCGTCGGGGGCCGTGGTTTCGGGCCAGCCGGCTGGTCTATGAGGAAATCGGCAGCGCAGTGGATGCGGCCGCGCCGCTTGCGGCGCTGGGTTGGCTGGACGCGGTGGCGCCGATGTCGCTGGACGAACTGTTCGGCCTGCATACCAAGCCGGAGCTTTGCAGGTTGTTTGCTGGCGCGGCGTCCGGTCCCGAATCTGGTCCGCAATCTCGCCCGCAATTTGGCTCGGATTCTGGCCTGCCGTTGGAACTGCCCCTTAAACCCTCCGCCCGCAAAGCCGACCTGCTGGACGCGCTGCGCATCGCGCACGACACCCCCCGGCCATACGCCGAATGGTTTCCGGGTGCGCAAGAACCCATCTGGCGCGTCATGGTCGGCGATCTTTGCGAACGCTTCCGGCTGATGTTCTTCGGCAACCTGCATCAGGACTGGTCGGAATTCGTGTTGGCCGATCTGGGTGTGTTCCAGTACGAGACCGTGCCATTCGACACCTCGTCACGCGCCTTCCAGACGCGGGCGGACGTGGATGCCTACCTGGTGCTGCATGCGTGCCGCACGGCGCTGGATGACGGCGCGGACATTGCCGCCTTGCTGGCGACGGTGCAAGGCTGCGTCAGCCGGAACGCCTGGCTGGAAAAGCGCCGCGCCAAGGTGCTGCTGCGGATCGGGCAGGCGTGTGAACGCGCGCATGATTGGGCAGCGGCGCAAGCCGCCTATGAACACTGTGCTTACCCCGGCGCGCGCCATCGTCGCATTCGCGTGCACGAGCGCATGGAGCGGTATGACGAGGCGTTGGCCCTGGCGCTGCAAGCGCGCGACGCGCCCGAAAGCGAAGAGGAAAGCCAGCGCGTGGCCCGCATGTTGCCGCGCTTGTATCGCGCGCTGGGGCAGGGCCGGCCCGCCCGCGCGCCCGCCCACGCCTTGCCGCGCACCGACCTCACGCTGCCACGACCGGCCACCCCGGCTTCTGTTGAGTTCGCCACACGCGACCACCTGCATCAAGACGATGCGCCCGTGCATTACGTGGAGAACGCGCTGCTGAATTCCCTGTTCGGCCTGCTGTGCTGGCCGGCCGTGTTCGCGCCCTTGCCGGGTGCGTTCTTTCACCCGTTCCAGCGTGGCCCGGCCGACCTGGACGCGCCGGATTTTCACGAACGACGCCAGGCGCTGTTCGCCGATTGCCTGGCGCAGTTGGACACTCCGGCTTATCGCGACCTGATCCTGCAACGCTACGCCGACAAGGCGGGCGTGCAGTCGCCGTTTGTGTTCTGGGGCGCCTTGTCCGAAACCTTGCTGATTCAGGCGCTGGACTGCCTGCCCGCCGCGCACTTGAAGCTGCTCTTTACCCGCCTGCTGCGCGACGTGAAAACCAATCGTTCGGGGCTGCCGGACCTGATCCGCTTCTGGCCGGCCGAGCGCCGCTATGAACTCATCGAAGTGAAAGGTCCCGGCGACAAGCTGCAAGACAACCAGATCCGATGGCTCCAGTACTGCGTGGCGCACGGCATGCCGGTGCGCGTTTGCCACGTTACGTGGCAGGAGGGCGTGGCATGA
- a CDS encoding c-type cytochrome, with product MLKQTIVAAFSALVASTAFAADGTPASNDAQMIKQGEYLSRAGDCIACHTAGGGKPFAGGLGIESPLGTIYSTNITPDKETGIGNYTYEDFDQAVRHGKAKDGHSLYPAMPYTAYAKVTPEDVKALYAYFMHGVEPVKQENKDTDISWPMSMRWPLTVWRWMFAPDVVNGPAASDLKGADRAALLRGQYLVEGLGHCSTCHTPRGFALQEKALSDADGSAFLSGGVVEGWLAKNLRGDVVDGLGSWTKEDIAVFLKSGRNGHSAAFGGMAQVVQDSTQHLTDDDLNAIAVYLKSLPPVNKDAASKPLAYDETVAQALRTGKDKGDGAMAFLNNCAACHRSTGKGYTETFPQLALSSTVNSADPTSLIHIVLKGAQMPGTTAAPTAYAMPGFDWRMTDKEVADVVTFVRSSWGNKAAAVSASDVAKVRKDVGAAAQPAR from the coding sequence ATGTTGAAGCAAACCATTGTTGCGGCGTTCTCGGCCCTGGTCGCCAGCACCGCTTTCGCGGCGGACGGCACGCCCGCGTCGAACGACGCCCAGATGATCAAGCAGGGCGAATACCTGTCGCGCGCCGGTGATTGCATTGCCTGCCACACGGCCGGGGGCGGCAAGCCCTTTGCCGGTGGATTGGGCATCGAATCGCCGCTGGGCACGATTTATTCGACCAACATCACGCCCGATAAAGAAACCGGCATCGGCAACTACACGTACGAGGACTTCGACCAGGCCGTGCGCCACGGCAAGGCCAAGGACGGCCATTCGCTGTATCCGGCCATGCCTTACACCGCGTACGCCAAGGTCACGCCCGAAGACGTGAAGGCGCTGTACGCCTACTTCATGCACGGTGTCGAACCGGTCAAGCAGGAAAACAAGGACACGGATATTTCGTGGCCCATGTCGATGCGCTGGCCGCTGACCGTGTGGCGCTGGATGTTCGCACCCGACGTCGTCAACGGCCCCGCGGCCAGCGACCTGAAGGGCGCGGACCGCGCGGCGCTGCTGCGTGGCCAATACCTGGTTGAAGGGCTGGGGCATTGCAGCACCTGCCACACCCCGCGCGGTTTCGCCTTGCAGGAAAAGGCCTTGAGCGACGCGGACGGCTCGGCCTTCCTGTCGGGTGGCGTGGTGGAAGGCTGGCTGGCCAAGAACCTGCGCGGCGACGTCGTGGACGGCCTGGGTAGCTGGACCAAGGAAGACATTGCCGTCTTCCTGAAGTCGGGCCGCAACGGTCATTCGGCCGCATTTGGCGGCATGGCACAGGTGGTGCAAGACAGCACGCAGCATCTGACGGACGACGACCTGAACGCCATCGCCGTGTATCTGAAGAGCTTGCCGCCGGTGAACAAGGACGCCGCCAGCAAGCCCTTGGCCTACGACGAAACCGTGGCGCAGGCGCTGCGTACGGGCAAGGACAAGGGCGACGGCGCCATGGCCTTCCTGAACAACTGCGCGGCCTGCCATCGCAGCACCGGCAAGGGCTACACGGAAACGTTCCCGCAGTTGGCGCTGAGCTCGACGGTGAATTCGGCGGACCCGACGTCGCTGATCCACATCGTGCTCAAGGGTGCGCAGATGCCGGGCACGACGGCGGCCCCCACCGCCTACGCCATGCCTGGCTTTGACTGGCGCATGACCGACAAGGAAGTCGCCGATGTGGTGACCTTCGTGCGGTCGAGCTGGGGCAACAAGGCCGCGGCGGTCAGCGCGTCCGATGTGGCCAAGGTCCGCAAGGACGTGGGCGCGGCGGCGCAGCCGGCGCGGTAG
- a CDS encoding GMC family oxidoreductase, giving the protein MAIKKDKVDAVLVGFGWTGAILGQELTEAGLHVLALERGGMQDTPKDAEYPKVIDELAYSVRGKLFQDLSKETVTIRHGVDDVAVPYRQNGSFLLGTGVGGAGFHWNGMHYRVLPEELELRTRYETRYGKSFIPEGMTIQDFGVTYDELEPYFSKFEYVCGTSGKAGNLNGKIVEGGNPLEGKRSKEFPLAPLATTYGAQLFEKAAREVGFNPYPTPAANASGPYTNPYGVRLGPCNFCGFCENYGCYMYSKASPQTTILPVLLKKTNFELRTHAQVIKVNLDSTGKKAIGVTYIDAQGQEIDQPADLVILSAYQMHNVRLLLLSGIGKPYDPKTNEGVVGKNYAYQMNGGVNVLLPKGTQLNPFMGTGAGGVGMDDLNGDQFDHGPLGFVGGASIRHVRTGGRPIKQTPTPPGTPSWGTAWKAGVQDAYQRYMTIGISGSVMSYRDAYLSLDPTYKDAFGQPLLRMTFDWHDNEFDMLGYMGKRMETVAKAMNPEKYFVGVRKKGARYDTRVYQSTHNTGGAIMGSNPKESVVNKYLQSWDVPNVFVMGACVFPQNMGYNPTGLVGALAYWAAQAIRDQYLKNPGPLVQA; this is encoded by the coding sequence ATGGCAATCAAGAAAGACAAAGTTGATGCGGTACTGGTCGGGTTCGGCTGGACCGGCGCGATCCTGGGCCAAGAGCTGACCGAAGCGGGCTTGCACGTGCTGGCGCTGGAACGCGGCGGCATGCAAGACACCCCCAAGGACGCCGAATACCCCAAGGTGATCGACGAGCTGGCGTATTCGGTGCGCGGCAAGCTGTTCCAGGACCTGTCCAAGGAAACCGTGACCATCCGCCATGGCGTGGATGACGTGGCCGTGCCGTATCGGCAGAACGGTTCGTTCCTGCTGGGCACGGGCGTAGGCGGCGCGGGCTTTCACTGGAACGGCATGCATTACCGCGTGCTGCCCGAAGAACTGGAACTGCGCACGCGCTACGAAACGCGCTACGGCAAGAGCTTCATCCCGGAAGGCATGACCATCCAGGACTTCGGCGTCACCTACGACGAACTGGAACCGTACTTCTCCAAGTTCGAATACGTGTGCGGCACGTCGGGCAAGGCCGGCAACCTGAACGGCAAGATCGTGGAAGGCGGCAACCCGCTGGAAGGCAAGCGCAGCAAGGAATTCCCGCTGGCGCCGCTGGCCACCACCTATGGCGCGCAGTTGTTCGAAAAGGCCGCGCGCGAGGTGGGCTTCAACCCCTATCCGACGCCCGCCGCCAACGCGTCCGGCCCGTACACCAACCCCTATGGCGTGCGCCTGGGACCCTGTAATTTTTGCGGCTTCTGCGAAAACTACGGCTGCTACATGTATTCCAAGGCTTCGCCGCAGACGACGATTCTGCCGGTGCTGCTGAAGAAGACCAACTTCGAACTGCGCACGCATGCGCAAGTGATCAAGGTCAACCTGGATTCGACCGGCAAGAAGGCCATCGGCGTGACGTACATCGACGCCCAGGGTCAAGAGATTGACCAGCCGGCCGACCTGGTGATCCTGTCGGCGTATCAGATGCACAACGTGCGCCTGCTGCTGCTGTCGGGCATCGGCAAGCCGTATGACCCGAAGACCAACGAGGGCGTGGTCGGCAAGAACTACGCCTACCAGATGAACGGCGGCGTCAACGTGCTGTTGCCCAAGGGCACGCAACTGAACCCCTTCATGGGCACGGGCGCGGGCGGCGTGGGCATGGACGATTTGAATGGCGACCAGTTCGACCACGGCCCCTTGGGTTTCGTGGGCGGGGCCAGCATCCGCCACGTGCGCACTGGCGGTCGACCGATCAAGCAGACGCCGACCCCGCCGGGCACGCCGTCGTGGGGCACGGCCTGGAAGGCCGGTGTGCAAGACGCCTACCAGCGCTACATGACGATCGGCATTTCGGGCTCGGTGATGTCGTACCGCGACGCTTACCTGTCGTTGGACCCGACCTACAAGGACGCCTTCGGCCAGCCGCTGTTGCGCATGACGTTCGACTGGCACGACAACGAGTTCGACATGCTGGGCTACATGGGCAAGCGCATGGAAACCGTGGCCAAGGCCATGAACCCCGAAAAGTACTTCGTCGGGGTACGCAAGAAGGGCGCGCGCTATGACACGCGCGTCTACCAAAGCACGCACAACACGGGCGGCGCGATCATGGGCTCGAACCCCAAGGAAAGCGTGGTCAACAAGTACCTGCAAAGCTGGGACGTGCCGAACGTGTTCGTGATGGGCGCCTGCGTGTTCCCGCAGAACATGGGCTACAACCCGACCGGGTTGGTGGGCGCCTTGGCCTATTGGGCCGCGCAGGCGATCCGCGATCAGTACCTGAAGAACCCCGGCCCGCTGGTCCAGGCGTAA
- a CDS encoding gluconate 2-dehydrogenase subunit 3 family protein — protein sequence MTDDAKPRRRFLQALAIVPASTLAVGALTTGCTNAADDKTAAAAKPYEPTYFTKPEWDFIVAAVDHLIPADQYGPGAIEAGVPEFIDRQMETPFGHGKLWYMQGPFHTDQVPELGYQLNQNPREVYRHGIEACNAWCVKTHGKVYAELDKPLQEQILKDLQGNKIKLEAVPASTFFSFLLANTKEGFFADPMYGGNKNMVGWKMVGFPGARADYMDWVDQPNVKYPYGPVSISGEKG from the coding sequence ATGACAGATGATGCAAAGCCGCGTCGTCGGTTTCTTCAGGCGCTGGCGATCGTGCCCGCGTCGACATTGGCGGTTGGCGCGCTGACCACTGGCTGTACCAACGCCGCGGACGACAAGACCGCAGCGGCCGCCAAGCCCTACGAACCCACCTATTTCACCAAGCCCGAATGGGACTTCATCGTTGCCGCAGTGGATCACCTGATCCCCGCCGACCAATATGGTCCGGGCGCGATCGAAGCGGGTGTGCCGGAATTCATCGACCGTCAGATGGAAACGCCATTTGGCCATGGCAAGCTCTGGTACATGCAAGGCCCGTTCCACACCGACCAGGTGCCTGAACTGGGTTATCAGCTGAACCAAAACCCGCGCGAGGTCTATCGCCACGGCATTGAAGCCTGCAACGCCTGGTGCGTGAAAACGCACGGCAAGGTCTACGCCGAACTGGACAAGCCCTTGCAGGAACAGATCTTGAAAGACCTGCAAGGCAACAAGATCAAGCTGGAAGCCGTTCCGGCATCCACCTTCTTCAGCTTCCTGCTGGCCAACACCAAAGAAGGCTTCTTTGCCGACCCGATGTACGGCGGCAACAAGAACATGGTGGGCTGGAAGATGGTGGGCTTTCCGGGCGCGCGCGCCGACTACATGGACTGGGTCGATCAGCCCAACGTCAAGTACCCCTATGGCCCCGTGTCGATCTCTGGGGAAAAGGGTTAA